The DNA window CCGCACCTGGACGCGAAGTGGTGGCGCCTCTCCGCCTATGACAGCGCCCTGGTCTCCAACGCCGAGGGCACCCAGGTGTCCTGGTACAAGCGGGATCCGCGACAGGTGCGCCAGATGCTCGCCGAGGCGGTCTCCGCCCATGTCGCCCTGCACCGCGGCTGGAACAGCCTGCGCGACCACTACCGCGAGGCATCCGCCCGCATCACCTCGTTCGACGCCTGGGAGAGGACCTTCGCCGAGAACCCGGCGCCGGTCCGCGACCGGGACCGGGACCGTGCCGAGAGCACGACCCCGGCGGCTCCCGGCGGAGGCACCGCGGCGTGAGCGACGCCGGTGCCGTGAGCTCGGCGCGGCTGCCCACGCGCGCCGAGCAGTCCGAGGGCTGGCGCGCGCCCGGGCAGGACGCCGGCTGGCTGAACCCCGTGCGGGAGCGGTTCCTGCTGCGGCTGCTGGTGCGCAAGGAGCTGCGGGTACGCTACCGCGGCAGCGCGCTGGGGATGCTGTGGAGCTACGTCAAGCCCGCGGTCCAGTTCATCGTCTTCTACATCGCGCTCGGCGTGTTCCTGCAGCTCCAGCGGGACACTCCCGCCTATGCGGTGTACCTGTTCAGCGGCATCGTGGCGGTGAACCTGTTCGGCGAGGTGTTCGGCAACGCGACCCGCTCGATCACGGGGAACCAGGCCCTGGTCTCGAAGATCTATCTGCCCAGCGAGCTGTTCCCCTGGGCGAGCATGATCGTGGCCCTGGTCCACTTCCTGCCTCAGCTGCTGGTGCTGGTGGTGGGGGCGCTGCTGTTCGGCTGGCTGCCCTCGACCACCTCGGTGATCGCCTTCGGTCTGGGCATGGTGATCCTGGTGGTCTTCACCATGGGCCTGGGCATGATCACCGCCGCCCTGAACGCCGCCTTCCGCGACGTCGAGAACTTCGTGGATCTCATCGTCATGGTCGCCACCTGGCTCTCGCCGGTGCTGTACCGGATCTCGATGGTCGAGGAGTCGATCGGCGGCACCTTCTGGTGGTGGCTGTACCAGCTCAACCCGCTGACCATCGTCGTGGAGCTCTTCCACGTCGCGTTCTGGCGCTATTCGGGGCCGGTGGTCGAGGGCATCGCCCTGGACCCGTCCCTCGCGGGGCCCGGTGAGCCCTTCGGCCTGTGGTGGGCCGGGCTGCTCATCGCCGCGGTCACCTTCGTGATCGGCACCGTCCTCTTCGAGCGCTCGAAGCGCCGCTTCGCCCAGGAACTGTGAGAGGAGCCGTGCGATGAGCCCGAACATCGACTCCGTGCCGGAATCCGCCGCGGTCCCCACCGACCGCGAGATGGTCCGCATCGAGCACGTCACCAAGCAGTTCTCGCTGCGCCACGACCACTCGCTCAAGGAGCTCGTCTTCTCCGCGCTGCAGCGCAAGAAGCTGGCCGACAGCTTCCTCGCCCTCGAGGACGTGGACCTCACCGTGCACGCGGGGGAGACCGTGGGCCTGATCGGCTTCAACGGCTCGGGGAAGTCGACGCTGCTGAAGACCGTCTCCGGAGTCCTCTACCCCGATCACGGGCGCGTTCTGCTCCGCGGCCGGGTCGCCGGCCTGATCGAGGTCGGCGCGGGCTTCCACCCCGATCTCTCCGGGCGCGAGAACGTCTATCTCAACGGTGCGATCCTCGGCATGACGCGGGAGCAGATCGACGCGAAGTTCGACGAGATCGTCGCCTTCAGCGAGATCGAGGAGTTCATCGACACCGACGTGAAGTACTACAGCTCGGGGATGTTCCTGCGCCTGGCGTTCTCCGTCGCGGTCCACACCGAGCCGGACATCTTCCTGGTCGACGAGATCCTCTCCGTCGGCGACGAGCCGTTCCAGCGCAAGTGCCTCGAGCGCATCCGGGAGCTCCAGGAGGCCGGCCGCACCATGATCGTGGTCTCCCACGAGCTGGAGATGCTCGAGAAGCTGTGCACCCGCATCGTCGTGCTCCGCAAGGGGCGCACCATCTTCGACGGCGACCCCACCGAGGCCGTCGCCACCCTGCGCGCCGGCTGAGCGGCCGCGCACGGCGGGGTCCGGGATCGGCCGGGTGCGGCGCGTCCTGCCTCAGGCGCGGCCGGTGACCGCCTCGTCCTGCTCCTGGCGTGCCGTGAGCGTCCCGGCCGGGCCGACGATCCCGCCGCCCGCGAGGAGCGCCGCGAGCACCTGGGGGAGGGACCTGAGCCCGTCGCCCTCGACGAGCAGACGGGGCGGAGCGTCGGCGGCGGGTGCGGAGCCGTCGTCCTCCGCCGTCGTGCTCTCCTGCGCCGCCGGACCGCTCCAGGCGGGCAGGGCGACGCCGAGCCGATCGGAGCTGCCGCGCACCTCCGCCAGCCAGTCGTGGACCAGAGGCGGCAGCTCTCCGCTGTAGCGGGGGGCGAGCGAGACGGCCTCGAGGGCGAGCACCTCGTCGGCGGTCTCGGCGAGCGGGGAGTCGGGGCGGTCGGTGAGGGCGGCACGCGGGGCGTGGGGCAGCTCGCCGAGGAGGTCCCCGGTGCTCTTCGCGCGCTCGGCCACCGTCACCTCGGCGCCCAGCGACCAGCACGCCAGAGCCAGCGCCAGCCGCTTCCAGTGCGGCGGGAGGTCCAGGATCACCTGGTCGGCGGGGGCGAGATCGATCTCGTCGTGCAGGTGTCCGATCGACTTGATCACCCAGTTCGCCAGCACGTGGCCGGACAGCTCGATCCGCGCGGCCTCGCCGTACCAGGCCAGGACCGGTCGCGGGCCGATCGACTCGAGGGCGCGGAGCAGCTGCGCTCCCATGTCCGGGGGCGGGGTGGTGGTCATGATGTCTCCTGGTCGGGGTCGGGCACGGAGATCTCGACGTCGATCTGCGGCAGGGGGAGGCCGAGGGACTCGGCCTGCAGCGCCGTGCGGATCCGCTCGGCGTGGGTCGCCGCATGGATCAGCGCGGCGTGGGAGGAGTCCGCGGCCGTCACCACGACACGCGACGGCTCGCCGTCGGCGGGCAGAGCACGGACGGAGGCGGTGGACGGCTCCTGGTCCGGGCGGGGGAGGGCGGCCACCGAGAGCGCGCGGTCGACCCGCTCCGCGACGGGCTCGGGGGACATGCGCGCGATCGGCTCCTGCTCGGGGGTCAGCCCGAGCGCGACCCAGACAGACTCGAGGCTCGGCCGGCGGAACCAGTCGTCGGGCCCGGTGCGGGAGAGGTCCCGGGCGGGCACGTCCATGGCGACGGCTCCGGGGACCCCGCGCACCAGGGCGGCCGGCACCCCGCTGGACTTCCCCTTGACGAGGTCCGCCGCGGCGGCGAGCTCGTCGGCCAGGTTGCGCACGGTCACGGTGAGCGGTCGGCCGTCGGCATCGGTCCCGCCCCGGAGGTCCTGCAGCGAGGCCACTCCGGCGGCGCCGAGCGAGATGTCTCCCACACCGACCCTCCACACGCGGGAGGAGGTGTCGGTCAGCAGCACGCCGAGCTCCACGCCGAGCGAGGCGACCAGCGCCTCCCGCAGCTCGCGCGCGCAGGCGTCGGGGTCCTCGGGCAGGAGCAGAGGACCGTCCGGAGCGTTGGAGGAGTCCACCCCGGCCGCCGCCATGACCGGGCCGGAGGGGATCTGCACCACCGAGGTGACGACCCGGGTGTGGAGGCGTCGGGCCACGGTGCGCACGGCGACGTCGGCGATGGCCCGGTCGCGCTCCTGCGGGGAGACGCGCAGGCCGAGGGCCTTGGAGACCACTTTCGTGGACAGGCACAGCACGTCGCCGCCCCGGGGGTCGAGAGGGGCCAGCGCCTCGCCGAGGAGGGCGGCGAGGTCGTCCCCGGCCCGGATCTCCCCGAGTCCGGTGACGGGCAGCACGTGCACGCCTCGAGGGGAGTCGGGGTGGGGGTCGGACGGGGCGGGACGAGCAGCGGGCACAAGGGCCTCCCGAGTCGTGGTTTCGGTGGTGACATGCAAGGCGACGCGCCGACGCCGCTTGACGGACCATAACTACACCGGTGTACTTTAGGCCCCGACGGCCTTCGGAGGTCACACCGTATCGGTGGTCAACGCAGCAGTGGAAGGAGTGGTGGCGATGGACGAGGACCATGTCGACGATGACACGCGTGCAGAGCTGTCCCTGCTCGACTTCGCCGGTGAGGACACCGACGAGGCCGAGCTGACCTGGCAGGAGCGCGCCCTGTGCGCGCAGACGGATCCAGAGGCGTTCTTCCCGGAGAAGGGCGGCTCCACCCGTGAGGCGAAGAAGGTGTGCGTCTCGTGCGAGGTGCGCGCCGAGTGCCTCGAGTATGCCCTCGAGAACGATGAGCGCTTCGGTATCTGGGGTGGGCTGTCCGAGCGTGAGCGCCGCAAGCTCAAGCGCCGGGTGGTCTGACATCCTTACCTGGTGAACGACCGGCACATCACCGCGGTCGTCCTGTTGCACGGGACGACGTCCGCATCGACCCATGACGCGCTGCGCGCAGCGCTGTCCGCGCAGACGCGCACCCCGGATCGGATCGTGGCCATCGCCCCCTCCGATCTGCCGGAGGACGTGCGCGAGCGCCTCGAATCGGATCTCGCCGCCGGGACGATCCACCGCATCCTCCCCGTCTCCGCCTCGCTGAGCCGCGCGGGTGCCGTCCGGGAGACGCTCGAGAGCCTCGACGACCTCACCGGCGCACCGACCACGGCTCCGGGCGAGCGGGTCGACGACGGTCCCGCCGGCCGCGCCGGCTCCGGCGATCCCGAGGTGCAGGGCGCCGAGGAGGACGGCCGGGCCGGGGGGCGTCGCGCGCGCGAGGTGGACAGCGCCGCCGTCGAACGGGAACGGACCCAGAAGGCGGAGGACCTCGCCAAGGTCCCGCTGCGGCTGCGCCGTCAGCGATCCCACTCGGGCCGTCGGGTTCGCGCCGCCGAGAGCGCGGCGGACGAGTCCTGGCTCTGGTTCGCCGTGGACGGGGCCCCGCCCGCGCCGGACGCGCTCGAGCACCAGCTGGAGATCATCGAGGTCTCGCCGAACACAGCCGCGGTGGGCGCGAAGCGGGTCCGCCACGCCGATCCCGACGCCGCCGAGGGCGATGAGCTCCTTGGCATCGAGGGCGCCGATGCGCTCGTGGACGTCGGCCTCACCCTCACCCACGGCGGGCAGATCATCACCGGCGTGGACCCCGGGGAGATCGACCAGGGCCAGGCGGACTGGCGTCACGACGTGCTCGCCGTGCCCCTGCCCGGGATGCTCGTGCGCGAGCGGACCCTGCGCGAGATCGGCGGCCTGGACCCGGATCTCCCCGCGCCGTGGGCGGAGATCGACCTGTGCCGTCGCATCTGGCGCTCCGGGGAGCGTGTGGCGGTGCAGTCCTCCGCCCGTGTCCTGCACCCGCATCCGACCCGGCCCCTGCTCGAGCGGCTCCAGGAGCAGCGCACCGGTCAGCATCTCGCGCTGCTCAAGCAGCGTTCGCTCCTGCATGCCCTGGTGACGCTGCTGGTGCTGCTGCCGCTGATGACCGTCGTGCGGATGCTCGGCGCCCTCGCCGCCTCCGTCCCTCGCGTCGCCATGATGGAGCTGCGCGCCTCGACGGCGGTCCTCCCGCGGGCACGCCGAGTCCTCGGCCGGGGCCTGCGCGAGCGCCGCTGGGCGCGCGTGCCGCGCGGCCGTCTCGCCCCGCTCTACGTCCCGCGCGGCGAGGGCCTGCGCCGCTGGGTCGACGACACCTGGACCCGGATCTTCGCCGACGACGACCGCCGGCGCCAGATCCGCCGCACCACCTGGGGGGTCGCCGGGACGCGCCACGGCCTGGACGACGCGGACTACGGCCGCCACATCGTGTGGACCGCCGTCGTGGCGCTCGTCGCGAGCGTGGTGGGGCTCGTGGCCCTGCGAGGTCTCTTCGGCCGTGGCGAGCTCTCCGGGCCCGGCCTGCTCGCGATCCCGCGGAGCCGCGCCGACCTCTGGGACGCGGCCTGGTCGAGCTGGATCCCCGGCGGGCTGGGGGAGCGCGGCCCGGCGGATGCGCTGGTCCGGCTGCTCGGGCACCTGCCCCTGGGAGGCTCCCACCTGATCGAGGTCCTGGTGTTCGCCGCCGTCCCGGCCAGCGCACTGTTCGCCTGGTGGGCGTCCGGGGCGCTCACGCGGGCGGTCGGGGCGCGCCTGGTGATCGCGAGCGTCTGGGCGCTGGCGCCGTCGCTGCTGACCGCACTGAGCGCGGGGGCCTGGCCGCTGCTGCTGGTCCATGTCCTGCTGCCGCTGCTCGCCCTCGCCGTCGGCCGCGCCATCGGGCTGCCGCACAAGGTCTCCCAGGCGAGCGTGTCCGCCGCGGCGGCCGCGGGGCTCCTGCTGCTGGTGATCGGCGCCGTCCAGCCGGTGCTGGTCGTGCTCGCCGCGCTGGGGCTCGTGCTGGTCGCGGTGGCGACGCCGGGACGCCGGCGCCGGCTCCTGTGGGTGCTGCTCCCGTCCCTCGCGCTGCATGCCCCCTACCTCCCCACGTACATCGGACAGCCCGGCACGGTGCTCGCCGTCGCGGGGACGCCGTCGAGCCCGGCGACAGCCTCCACCGTCGACCTGCTCGGCCTGTGGCCGGTGGCCCCCGGTCTGCAGAGCCTGCTCGAGCCGCTGGTGGGGGTGACCGCCGCCGGTCTCCTCCCGCTGCTGCCCGTGGCCCCGGTGGTGCTCGCAGCCCTGGTCGCGCCGCTGCTCGCCGGGGCCGCCGGACGCGTGGGCCGCTTCTCTCTCCTCCTCGCCGCTCTCGGCCTGCTGACGGCCCTGCTGGCCCGCAGCACCTGGACGGCGGTCGCCGACGAGCAGCTCGTCACCCCGTCGCTGCACACCCTGCTCAGCGCGGTCCTGCTGGCGCTGGCCGTCGGCGCCGGGGCCACCTTCGACGCCCTCGCCCGGCGCGAGGAGCGGGATGGCCGCGTCCGACGTCTGGTCACCGGCGCCGTGGGAGCCCTCGTCGCCGCCGCCTGCCTGGTCTCAGTGATCGGGTGGGCACTGGTCCTGCCCGGTCAGCTGCGGGTGGACCGCACCGAGGGCGGCGAGGTTCCGGCGGCAGCCGCGGACCAGGGCCGCACCGGCGCCCGCTCCCGGGTGCTCGTGCTCGAGCAGCGCTCCGACGGGACGGTGCAGGCCGACCTCGCCGTCCACGGCGGCGACACGGTGATCCAGCATGCGGTGGTGCCCGACGCCCGGGACGTGGACACCGTCCGCGCCGGGGATCCGGTGGACGGCGATCCCGCCTCGACCGCGCTGCGGGAGGCGGTGGCGGGGATGCTCTCCTCCACCGGCACGGCCGACGAGCAGGACGAGCACGCCGCGGTCCCCGAGCTCGCGATCTCCTACGTGGTGGTGCGCGGCGATCTCGAGGAGCAGACCGACCTCCGCGGGATCCTCGACAGCTCCACCGAGCTGGAGAAGGTCACCGAGGGCGACAACGGCGGGATGTGGCGTGTGCTCGACGCGTCGCCCCGCGCCGTCGTCCGCGGCGGCTCCGCACCGGTCGCGCTGGACAGCGGCGCCATCGATGCCTCCGGCACGGTGCCCGTCGCCGGCGACCCGCGCACGGTGGTCCTCGCGGAGCGCTTCGACACCGGGTGGCGGGCCACCCTCGACGGCTCCGAGCTCGAGCCCGTCGAGGTGGACGGCTGGGCGCAGGGCTTCGTGGTCCCCTCCGGCGCCGGGGGAGAGGTGGACGTGCATCGGGAACAGCCGCTGCGTCTGCTCTGGCAGGTGCTGCTCTACCTCGCCGTCGCCCTGACCGCGCTGATCTCGATCCCGTGGCGCGTCCGTTCCCGCTCGACGGAGGAGATGTATGGCTGAGAACTCCGCTCCGCACCCGGCGAGCGATCCCCGCCCGGCGCCCGCCGTCCGACGCGGCGGGGTGCGCCCCCTGCTCGCCCTCGCCTCGCTGGTCCCGCTCGCGCTCGCCGTCGCCGCCGTCTCCACGACCGACCGGCCGGATCAGACGACGATCGAGCACGCCTCCGCGCAGTCGCAGCCCGGAGCGAGCACCTCCTGGTGCCCCGGTCCGGTGACGCTGCCCGAGGAAGCCCTGGATGCAGGATCCGACGATGAGCTGGGCGTCACCCCTCCCAGCGCCGCGATATCGCTGCGCGCGGTCGCCGCCGAGCCCGCCGCCTCCGTGCTCTTCGGCCGGGTGAGCGCCTCGCAGACCCTGCAGGAGGAGGACGGCTCCGTCCGCGCGCCCAGCATCTCGGCGGAGGACGCCGACGGCACCGTCATCAGCGACCGGCCCGCCTCCGAGGACCTGGGCGTCTCGGTCCTGGAGGAGACGAGCTACACGGGCCGCCCGCACGTGAGCTCGGCGACCTCCGAGGGCGGCCGCGCGGTGGCCGACTCCGTCCAGAGCACCCTCACTGCCGACGGCGACTACCGCTCCCTGTCGCTGACCCGCTGCTCGGAGCCGGCCACCGAGGCCACCTTCCTGGGCGTCTCCACCGGGACCGGTTCCAGCTCCGTGCTCGTGCTGCGCAACCCCACCGAGCGCCCCGCCACCGCCTCGGTGCAGCTGTGGACCGCCGATGGCCCGGCGTCCATGGA is part of the Brachybacterium ginsengisoli genome and encodes:
- a CDS encoding ABC transporter permease; its protein translation is MSDAGAVSSARLPTRAEQSEGWRAPGQDAGWLNPVRERFLLRLLVRKELRVRYRGSALGMLWSYVKPAVQFIVFYIALGVFLQLQRDTPAYAVYLFSGIVAVNLFGEVFGNATRSITGNQALVSKIYLPSELFPWASMIVALVHFLPQLLVLVVGALLFGWLPSTTSVIAFGLGMVILVVFTMGLGMITAALNAAFRDVENFVDLIVMVATWLSPVLYRISMVEESIGGTFWWWLYQLNPLTIVVELFHVAFWRYSGPVVEGIALDPSLAGPGEPFGLWWAGLLIAAVTFVIGTVLFERSKRRFAQEL
- a CDS encoding coenzyme F420-0:L-glutamate ligase produces the protein MHVLPVTGLGEIRAGDDLAALLGEALAPLDPRGGDVLCLSTKVVSKALGLRVSPQERDRAIADVAVRTVARRLHTRVVTSVVQIPSGPVMAAAGVDSSNAPDGPLLLPEDPDACARELREALVASLGVELGVLLTDTSSRVWRVGVGDISLGAAGVASLQDLRGGTDADGRPLTVTVRNLADELAAAADLVKGKSSGVPAALVRGVPGAVAMDVPARDLSRTGPDDWFRRPSLESVWVALGLTPEQEPIARMSPEPVAERVDRALSVAALPRPDQEPSTASVRALPADGEPSRVVVTAADSSHAALIHAATHAERIRTALQAESLGLPLPQIDVEISVPDPDQETS
- a CDS encoding ABC transporter ATP-binding protein, whose product is MSPNIDSVPESAAVPTDREMVRIEHVTKQFSLRHDHSLKELVFSALQRKKLADSFLALEDVDLTVHAGETVGLIGFNGSGKSTLLKTVSGVLYPDHGRVLLRGRVAGLIEVGAGFHPDLSGRENVYLNGAILGMTREQIDAKFDEIVAFSEIEEFIDTDVKYYSSGMFLRLAFSVAVHTEPDIFLVDEILSVGDEPFQRKCLERIRELQEAGRTMIVVSHELEMLEKLCTRIVVLRKGRTIFDGDPTEAVATLRAG
- a CDS encoding TIGR03089 family protein, translating into MTTTPPPDMGAQLLRALESIGPRPVLAWYGEAARIELSGHVLANWVIKSIGHLHDEIDLAPADQVILDLPPHWKRLALALACWSLGAEVTVAERAKSTGDLLGELPHAPRAALTDRPDSPLAETADEVLALEAVSLAPRYSGELPPLVHDWLAEVRGSSDRLGVALPAWSGPAAQESTTAEDDGSAPAADAPPRLLVEGDGLRSLPQVLAALLAGGGIVGPAGTLTARQEQDEAVTGRA
- a CDS encoding WhiB family transcriptional regulator is translated as MDEDHVDDDTRAELSLLDFAGEDTDEAELTWQERALCAQTDPEAFFPEKGGSTREAKKVCVSCEVRAECLEYALENDERFGIWGGLSERERRKLKRRVV